From one Rhodamnia argentea isolate NSW1041297 chromosome 1, ASM2092103v1, whole genome shotgun sequence genomic stretch:
- the LOC115753645 gene encoding dual specificity protein phosphatase 1 isoform X1 — MDLFDGCRVCQIEEGLFLGSNRGASNKDGLKSLNVTHILTVANLAPAFPNDFVYKEINVKDSEDTHIQQHFEECISFIDEARRQGGSILVHCYKGVSRSVTVVAAYLMKRRGMRLSQALEHIKTRRPQAAPNSGFMVQLQEFESSLNNALFGYFRLNRKPFFWTSSDTCQVSSLVTLLHLSEANYCRKMNCE, encoded by the exons ATGGATCTGTTTGATGGCTGCAGAGTGTGCCAAATCGAAGAG GGTCTCTTTTTGGGTTCTAACAGAGGTGCGAGTAATAAGGACGGGCTGAAGAGCTTAAATGTCACCCACATCTTGACGGTGGCTAACTTAGCCCCAGCATTTCCCAATGATTTTGTCTATAAAGAAATTAATG TCAAGGACTCTGAGGACACGCACATTCAACAGCACTTCGAGGAGTGTATCAGTTTCATTGATGAAGCTAGAAGACAGGGAGGCAGCATACTGGTCCACTGTTATAAGGGAGTTTCCAGAAG tGTGACGGTGGTTGCAGCTTATCTCATGAAGCGGCGGGGAATGCGCTTGTCTCAAGCTCTGGAACATATAAAGACCAGAAGGCCTCAGGCAGCTCCTAACAGTGGCTTCATGGTACAACTGCAAGAATTCGAAAGTTCTCTAAACAATGCC CTTTTTGGTTATTTTAGATTGAATAGGAAGCCCTTCTTTTGGACTTCCTCAGATACTTGTCAAGTGTCCTC TCTTGTAACTCTACTGCACCTATCTGAAGCAAACTATTGCCGGAAGATGAACTGTGAATGA
- the LOC115753631 gene encoding transcription factor MUTE yields the protein MSHIAVERNRRRQMNEHLKVLRSLTPCFYIKRGDQASIIGGVIEFIKELQQVLQSLESNKRRKSLSPSPSPSPRQLQLINTPPPAPDSPFSFESTAANKELGVCCNSSAADVEAKISGPNVLLKVIARKIPGQILKIISVLEKLSFQIIHLNISSMEDTVLYSFVVKIGLECRLSLEELALEVQRSFSLNPLCIAEA from the exons ATGTCTCACATAGCTGTGGAGAGAAACAGGAGAAGGCAGATGAATGAACATCTCAAGGTCTTGCGTTCCTTAACCCCATGCTTCTACATCAAACGA GGGGATCAAGCGTCCATCATAGGCGGCGTAATAGAATTCATCAAGGAACTGCAACAAGTCTTACAATCCTTGGAGTCAAACAAGAGGAGGAAGAGTCTAAGCCCTAGCCCTAGCCCTAGCCCAAGACAGCTCCAGCTGATCAACACGCCGCCGCCGGCCCCCGATAGTCCCTTCAGTTTCGAGAGCACCGCTGCTAATAAGGAATTAGGAGTGTGCTGCAACTCCTCAGCTGCCGATGTCGAGGCGAAGATCTCGGGGCCGAATGTGCTGCTGAAGGTAATCGCTCGGAAGATACCGGGCCAAATCTTGAAAATAATTAGCGTCCTTGAGAAACTCTCATTTCAGATTATTCATCTCAACATCAGCAGCATGGAAGACACGGTTCTGTACTCCTTCGTCGTTAAG ATAGGGCTTGAATGTCGCCTAAGCTTGGAGGAACTAGCTCTGGAAGTTCAACGAAGCTTCTCTTTGAATCCCTTGTGTATTGCAGAAGCGTAA